The Agreia sp. COWG nucleotide sequence TCGATGTAAGCGTTTGCTGACTTGACGAGTATCCACCTCTCGACGACCCCTGTCAACAATCGTTTACATTCGGTGGTCGGCCGGTACAGTGGCAGGTGGGAGTTGATACATGAGTGATCAGACAGCGACGTCGATGGCGGCCACAGACGAGGCCCCGTCCACCGCAGACGACGAATTGATCCGGTCGGGACGCGATGCCGACGTCACGCGCAGGGCGCTCGTGCGCGCAGCCCGCCGACGATTCGCAACCGACGGCTACCGGGCGACGACGGTGCGGCAGATCGCCGCGGATGCCGGGGTGAACGTGGCCCTGATCAACCGCTATTTCGTGTCGAAGGAGGGGCTGTTCGAGGCGTGCATGTTGCGCACCTCTGACGAGCTGGAGACGCAATCCTCTGCCCGCGCGGCGAGCATCGACGACGTGATCACGAGCCTCATCGAACACGTCGTGAATGCACCGGATGGCGACGACCCCCTGCAGCTCCTGCTGCTGCTGCGCTCGTCGGGTGACGAGAACGCCGACCTCATCCGCCGCAGAACCCTCGAGCACTTCACCCGCCGGCTCGCGTCCGCCGCGGGCTGGAACGTCGACGACCCGGCCGACGAGCCGATCATCCTGCGGGCCCAGCTCGCGATCGCCACCGCACTCGGCGTCGTGATGCTGCGCACCTCCGCCATGGTGCAGCCCGTCGCCTCCGCGAGCGCCAACGACCTGACCGAGCCCCTGACGCAGGTGTTCCGTGCACTCCTCGCCCCAGCGGGCCCTCGTTCCTGACGCATGAGCGCTGCCGACGCAACCAGCCAGCATCCAGGCCCGCGCGCAGCGCCGTGATTGAATAATCGCGGCCTCAAGACCAGACGAGACGACGCGAGGAGGGGGCGACCATGAGCCCCACACTGGCATCGAGTCCGAATCCGAACCCCAGCCTGCGCGATCTCACCCGCTCCGAGTGGCGCTGGGCTCCCTCGGTCGGCATCGCCGCGGTGCTGCTCCTACTGTCGATACGACTCTTCGCGCCGGCCGAGCTCACCGCCTGGATGACGGATCCGGCCAAGGACTTCGTGACCCTCTCGGTGAGCGTCGTCATCGAGTCGCTGCCGTTCGTGATCCTCGGAATCCTGCTGTCGGCTGTCGTGCAGATCTGGCTTCCGCCGGGATTCCTGCTGCGACGACTGCCGAAGAACGCGTTCCTCAGGCGCAGCACGATCTCGCTGCTCGGGGTGCTACTACCCGTGTGCGAGTGCGGAAACGTACCCCTGACCCGCGGTCTGATCGTGAGCGGCCTCAGCGTCGCCGACTCGATGGCCTTTCTGTTCGCGGCCCCTATCATCAACCCCATCACCATCGTGACCACCTACCAGGCGTTCGGCTGGAACGACGGAATCCTCATCTCGCGCATCGTCGGCGGCCTTGTGATCGCCAACCTCGTGGGCTTCATCTTCAGCGCCCACCCCGCCCCCGAGACCCTGCTCACGAAGCGGTTCCAGGCATCCTGCGCGGTCGACCCGCACGCCGAGACGGGCGGCCGGATGCAGCGCACCTTCACGAGCTTCGCCCGCGAGTCCGCGGCGATGATGCCCGCCCTCTTCGTGGGCGCCGGCATCGCGGGGCTCATCCAGGTGGCGGTGTCGCGCAACGTGCTCATCACCCTGGGCAGCAACCCACTGTGGTCGGTGCTCGCGCTTATGGGGCTCGCGTTCATCGTGGCGATCTGCTCCAACGTCGACGCGTTCTTCATCCTCTCGTTCGGCTCCACCTTCCTGCCCGGCGGCATCGTCGCCTTTCTCATCTTCGGACCCATGATCGACGTCAAGATGCTCGCGCTCATGCGCACCACCTTCACCACCCGCACCCTCGTGCAGGTCAGCGTGCTGATCGCCGTGTGCGCCGGGGCCATCGGACTGGCGGTGAACCTTGTCTTTTAGTCGACTCGTCGCCCGCTGGAAGGGCCTCGCCCTCACCCTCGTCGCCGTCATCGCCACCGGCTGGCTGGGCGCGACCGGCCAGCTCGGGCTGTACATCCACCCGCGCTATTACGTGTTCACCATGATCATGACCGGCATCGCCGTGGTGCTCACCATCGGGGCGTTCGCCGTCGTTCCACGAAGCGACGAACACGACCACGACGACGACCACGACCACGCGGGGCACGGGCAGGGCGGCCACGATCACGCCGGGCCGGATGGGCACGGGTTCGACGCCCCCGAAGCCCCCGGTGCCGGTCGCCGCCGCCCGCTGCTGGCGTTCGGCGGGGCGCTGACCGCCCTCGTGATCGTGGCGGTAGCCGCCGTCGCCCTGCTGGTCGTGCCGCCCGCGCCGTTGACCTCGGCCGCCGTGGAGCAGCGCAGCCTCAACGGCTCGTCGAACACCCTGACCGATGCATCGACGGGCGGCGGAGCATCCGGAGACACGTCGTCGTACACCGTCAAGGACTGGGCGACGCTCATCCGCCAGGGCGCCAGCGCCGAGGATCTCAGCGGCAAGACGGCCACCATCACCGGATTCGTGACCCCCGACCCCGACGACCCCGACAACGTGTTCTTCGTGGCCCGCTTCGTCGTGACTTGCTGCGCGGTCGACGCCCAGCCGGTGGGCGTTCCGGTGTACTCACCGGGCTGGTCGAGCAGCTACGCCACCGACAGCTGGGTCACCGTGACGGGGGCGTTCGAGACGAACCCCAGCGTGCTCAGCACCGCGACCACCGTCGTGCAGCCCGACAGCATCACGGCGGTCGAGACGCCCTCCGAGCCGTATGTCTACTGAGTTCGGGGCTGCTCGCTTCCGGCGGCTGCTCTACGGAAGCATCGCCGTGGTCTCGCTGCTCGCCGCGGGACTCGTGGCGGCGAACCTCACGCAGGGGCCACAGCTGACCTCGGCGCAGATCAATGTGAACACCGCCGTCGACCGCGCGGGCCAGCGCCTGCTGCTCACGACCAACGAGCAGCTGAATCCGGTCACTCCCGAGCAGGTCACGGTGAGTCCGGCCGCCGCCGCGACCGCCACGGTGAACGGCAGCAGCATCGACCTGCAGTTCACCGGCATCCTGTCGTACAACACCAGCTACACGGTGAGCGTCGCCGACGTGGCCAGCATCTCGGCCGGCGCCACGTCGACACTGAGCTATACGTTCACCACGGCGAACCCGACCGTGTACTTCCTGGCGCCGGCGACGTCGACCACCGGCGCCGACAGTGGCCTGAGCGACGCCGTTCTGGCCGCGCCCGTCGGCGGAGGCGAACCGAAGGCGGTCTACAGCGCCCCGCGCATCCGGCAGTTCGTGGCCTTTCCCGACGCGCTGGTCGTCGACACGGTGAACGACGACGGCACGGATGCCCTCACCATCGTCTCGCTCACCGGCGCAGCCCCCGTGCAGGTCGACCTGGCGGGCCCCGGCACGGTGACCGGCCTCAAGGCGAACCCCGCGAGCAAGCTGTTCGGCTACACGTTCACGCCGCAGCCGTCGCCGCTGTATCCCACGTCGCCGGATCAGCTCTACGCCTACGACATCACGCGCGGCAAGGACTACACGATCCCGATAGTGGGCACCGACTATCAGGTGCTCACCGCCAAGAATTGGATGTTCATCCCCGGCACCACCTCGCTCGTCGCCCAGACCCCCGATGACTCGCTGCTGCTGATCGACACCCTCGGCGAGCGCGAGGGCACCTCGGGCGCCTCGGTGATCGGCAAGGTCGATGCGCTCGAGGGATTCGTGCCCACGACAAAGTCGCTGGTCACCACGGCAGGCGGCGCACACACGGCGATCGACTTCGGCCAGGCGGGCAACCCGAGCGGCGCGTTCCCGCTGGCGGGCGGCGCCGGTGCGAGCGAGAGCGCCGCATCCGGCACGGCGGGCACCGCGATCGTGGATGCCTCGGGCACGGCCCTTCGCATCGTCGACTCGGGCGCCGGGGCGAGCACCTCGGTGGCGAAGGTCGCCGCCGACGGAACCAGCACCGCGCTCTTCTCCGTCACGGAGCTCGGCCGGTCGATCACCGGCGCCTGCGTGTCGCCGAACGGAAACTACGCCGTCGTCGCGACCTCGGACCAGCAGCTCAGCTACGTCGACCTGGCCGACGGCACCGTGCTCAGCACCGTGGCCGGAACGAGCCCGAACTGGTGCTCCGCCCGCTGATGACGAGGGCCGATCCGGGCACCACACCGTCTGCCGACGCCGCCGACTTACCGTTCACCAGGGCGAATTTGCGACCCGCCGTGCGGGAGCGCGCGACTCACCGTTGAACATCGAAAATCCCCTGTAATACCCAGTCGACACTCCTCCCGAGGGAGCCCTCGGCTACCGGGCGGGAGGCTGCGCGTCGACCGCGAAGGGGAGGCCTAGCTGTGCTCGCAGTCTCGCGGCATAACGCTCTCGCTCTTTCGCGCTGACCCATGACGCTTCGGCGTCTCGGCGGTACAGCTCGTCCCCGCTCCAGCGAGGAAACACGTGCACGTGCAGGTGCCACACGTCTTGGCCGCCGGCCGGCTCGTTGTGCTGCCGAATCGAGGTTCCGTCGCAGCCGTAAGCGGCTCGGAGGGCGATGGCGGTCTGCTGGGTGAGCTGCCAGACAGCTCGACTGTCGTCGGCCTCGAGGTCGTAGAGGTTCTCGACGTGCAGAAGCGCACAGAACGGACACCGATAACCCGACGGCTCATGACTCGCGGTAAAACACACTCGATCGTCCCATGAGCGCTCGATAGGCGCTCAGCTCCGCAGGCCGTGCACCTCGAGCGGCTGCGCCCCGAGCCCGAAGCCAACCGTTGCCCTACCCTTGAGCTGATGACGATCACTCCCACGGTGCCCGCCCCGCCGCCGCGAACGACGAAACAGACTCGTTCCGGTCTCGTGGGCATCGGATTCGGCCTGGTTCTCATGGTCGTCATCTTCGTGACCCGGGTCTTGTCGCCCTCGTCCACCGCCGACGAACTCCCCAACGTCGCGCGAGACTTTCTGACGCTGTCCATCAGCGTGGTCGTGGAGTCGATCCCGTTCGTGTTTCTGGGCATCATCCTGTCGATCGTCGTTCAGATCTGGCTGCCCGATTCCCTGATGCAACGAGCGCTCCCCCGACGGCCCGTGCTTCGCCGGGCGGTGATGTCACTTCTCGGCGTACTGCTCCCGGTGTGCGAGTGCGGCAACGTTCCCCTCACCAGGGGAATGATGGTGAAGGGACTCACCGTCGCGGAATCGATGACGTTTCTGCTCGCAGCGCCCATTCTGAACCCGGTCACGATCATCACGACCTACCAGGCCTTCGGCTGGGAGAACGGCATCCTCGCCGCCCGAATCATCGGCGGCTTCCTGATCGCCAACCTCGTCGGGTGGCTCTTCAGTCGCCATCCTCGGCCCGAACAACTGCTCACCGTGAGATTCGAGGCGAGCTGTCGGGTCGGTCACGATCACACGGCGCACACCCCGCGCATCCGGCGAAGCGTCGCCGCCTTCTCCAAGGAGGCCTCGGCGATGCTGCCCGCCCTCTTCATCGGCTCGGCGATCGCGGGCCTCATCCAAGTCGGGGTCAGCCGCGACGTGCTGATCACCCTCGGCAGCAACCCGGTGTGGTCTGTGCTGGCACTCATGGGCTTGGCTTTCGTGATCGCCATCTGCTCGAACGTCGACGCGTTCTTCATCCTCTCGTTCGGCTCGACGTTCATGCCCGGTGCGATAGTGGCCTTCCTCGTCTTCGGCGCCATGGTCGATGTGAAGATGTTGGCGCTTCTGCGCACGACATTCACGACGGCAACCCTGGCCAGGTTGACCGCCGTGGTCGGCCTCGCCGCCCTCACTCTCGGGTTGGCGGTGAATCTCGTTGCTTGAACGACTCGTCTCGCGGTGGCAGGGCGTCGCCCTCAGTCTCATCGGAATCGTCTTCATCACCTGGCTGGCCATCACCGGGCAGCTCGGTCTCTACATTCACCCCCGCTATTTCGTCTTCACCGTCGTGATGGCGGTCGTCGGCGGGCTGCTCACCCTCGCCGCGTTCGCGATCGCCCCGGAGGACGACGATCACGACGAGCCACGCCGCCGGTGGGGACCGTTGGCCTCCGGAGGCGCGATCGCCGCCATCGCCCTGGCCTTCTGCGCCCTCGTGATCATCCCCCCGTCTACGTTGACCTCGGCCACGGTCGAGAACCGAGATCTGAACAGCTCCGTGACCCAGGGCGACGATGCGCTGACCTCGAGCGTCGACCTGGCCGGAACCGATGTTCGCACCCTGACCCTGAAAGACTGGGCCACGCTTCTTCGAGACGGCTCGGGCAGCGACTTCGCCGCCGGAAAGACGGCCAGCCTGTCGGGATTCGTCACGGCCGATTCCAGCGACCCAGAGAATGTGTTCTACCTCACCCGGTTCGTGATCACCTGCTGCGCCGTCGATGCCCAGCCGGTCGGCGTTCCCGTCTATTCCCCGGGATGGAAGGCGAAGTTCCCCGTCGAGACCTGGGTCGAGGCCGAGGGCACGTTCGCGCTGAACCCGAGCGCGCTGAGCCTCGAAAGCACCGTCATCGCCAACCCCTCCATCACCGCGATCGACCAACCGGCCGAGCCGTATGCCTACTGAGACGCGCACGCAGCGACGCGAACTGTCACTGTTCCGGCGTACCAGCATCGTCGTGGTCGTCGTTCTCGCCGTCACCAGCGGCATCCTGGGGGCCGCGAACACTCTGCAGGGCCCGCGGCTGTCTTCGGCCGAGATCAATGGCCAGGGCGCGATCAGCCGCACCGGGCAACGCCTGATTCTGCACACCAATCAACCCGTCGCGCACGTCGCCGAGGATCAGATCTCCATCACACCGTCGGTGCCGTTCACCACGACCACGTCGGGCAACGATGTCATCATCACCCTTGACGACATGCTCCGGTACAACGCCGACTACACGGTCTCCGCCTCGATGAAGAGTCTCTATTCGGGTGCCCCCGCCACGCTGGAGTACTCGTTCACAACCCCCGACATCGACGTCTACACGCTGACTCGAGACCCGGGAGGAGTCGCGGGTGACGAGCCCGACCGCGTGGTTCGCAGCTCACTCTCCGGCGCGACCCCCAGCGAGGACGTCTTCACCGCCGGCCGCATTCAGGAGTACGCGGTCAGTGGCTCGACCCTGGCCATGATCGTGCTCGACGAGCAAGACCGCACCTCGTTGGTGGTCAGAGATCTCTCGACCGGTATCGACACCGATGTGCATGTGCCGCGGGCCGGAGCCCTGCGATATCTCAAGTCGTCCGGGCCATCCGGCCTCTTCGGCTTCACGGTTGCCGGCATGGCCCAACCCGACGGCTCCACCTCGCCGACGACCCTCTTCGTCTACGACCTGGCCACCCCCAACGGTGTCGCACGCCAGGTGACCGGAGCCGGTGGCAGCCAGCTGTCGACCGTCGCCTGGGCCTTCGCCCCCGGCACCACCTCCGCAGTCGTTCAGGACTACGACCAGCAGCTCTATCTCGTCGACACCATCACGGAGTCTGTGCCGAGCCCCCTGGGCGACCACGCCGAGGTGCACGGATTCATTCCGGGCACCGTCGAACTGGTCGTGTCAGACCTCGATCAGTCGACCGTGATCGATCTTCAGGCCGCGAAGAGCCGCACCTTCATTCCGCGCACGGCCGAGGTCGACCGGCACTACTACCCCGGCAAGCGGCTGATGATCGACCATGAAAACAGCTACATTCAGGAGTTCGATATTCCTGATGAAAACCGGCAGTACTCCACGTCGGCCCTCTACCTGATCGACTCGTCGGGCACCCGCGAGATCTATCGCCCGGCGCCCACCACGCGCATCCGCAATGTCTGTCTCTCGCCCAACGGAAAGGTCGCGGCGGTGGAGACCATGCCGGAGTCGAGGCAGGACGACGACTACCCCAACATCCCGTCGTATCTGCCGATGACGACCTACTTCGTCGACGTGGCGACGAACCAGATCCTGCTGGCCCGTGGCGGCTGGATGCCGGACTGGTGCCAGTAGCGTCTGAGCCGTACCTCGTGGCCGGGCTAGGGTGAGCGCGTGAGCCGGATTCCTGATCTCCCCGTGCCCGAGGCCGCGCTCGACGACCTGAGACGACGTCTGGAGCACACACGCTGGGGAGCGGAGTGGCCAGAGCAGCCATGGGCCGCGGGCACCGATGCGGCGACGCTGCGACGCCTCGCCGATTACTGGCGGACCGGCTTCGACTGGAGGGCCGTCGAGAGTCGCATCCTCGCGCTGAACAGCGTCATCACCGAGGTACGGGGCA carries:
- a CDS encoding permease, with translation MTITPTVPAPPPRTTKQTRSGLVGIGFGLVLMVVIFVTRVLSPSSTADELPNVARDFLTLSISVVVESIPFVFLGIILSIVVQIWLPDSLMQRALPRRPVLRRAVMSLLGVLLPVCECGNVPLTRGMMVKGLTVAESMTFLLAAPILNPVTIITTYQAFGWENGILAARIIGGFLIANLVGWLFSRHPRPEQLLTVRFEASCRVGHDHTAHTPRIRRSVAAFSKEASAMLPALFIGSAIAGLIQVGVSRDVLITLGSNPVWSVLALMGLAFVIAICSNVDAFFILSFGSTFMPGAIVAFLVFGAMVDVKMLALLRTTFTTATLARLTAVVGLAALTLGLAVNLVA
- a CDS encoding permease → MSPTLASSPNPNPSLRDLTRSEWRWAPSVGIAAVLLLLSIRLFAPAELTAWMTDPAKDFVTLSVSVVIESLPFVILGILLSAVVQIWLPPGFLLRRLPKNAFLRRSTISLLGVLLPVCECGNVPLTRGLIVSGLSVADSMAFLFAAPIINPITIVTTYQAFGWNDGILISRIVGGLVIANLVGFIFSAHPAPETLLTKRFQASCAVDPHAETGGRMQRTFTSFARESAAMMPALFVGAGIAGLIQVAVSRNVLITLGSNPLWSVLALMGLAFIVAICSNVDAFFILSFGSTFLPGGIVAFLIFGPMIDVKMLALMRTTFTTRTLVQVSVLIAVCAGAIGLAVNLVF
- a CDS encoding Ig-like domain-containing protein, with the translated sequence MPTETRTQRRELSLFRRTSIVVVVVLAVTSGILGAANTLQGPRLSSAEINGQGAISRTGQRLILHTNQPVAHVAEDQISITPSVPFTTTTSGNDVIITLDDMLRYNADYTVSASMKSLYSGAPATLEYSFTTPDIDVYTLTRDPGGVAGDEPDRVVRSSLSGATPSEDVFTAGRIQEYAVSGSTLAMIVLDEQDRTSLVVRDLSTGIDTDVHVPRAGALRYLKSSGPSGLFGFTVAGMAQPDGSTSPTTLFVYDLATPNGVARQVTGAGGSQLSTVAWAFAPGTTSAVVQDYDQQLYLVDTITESVPSPLGDHAEVHGFIPGTVELVVSDLDQSTVIDLQAAKSRTFIPRTAEVDRHYYPGKRLMIDHENSYIQEFDIPDENRQYSTSALYLIDSSGTREIYRPAPTTRIRNVCLSPNGKVAAVETMPESRQDDDYPNIPSYLPMTTYFVDVATNQILLARGGWMPDWCQ
- a CDS encoding TetR/AcrR family transcriptional regulator; the encoded protein is MSDQTATSMAATDEAPSTADDELIRSGRDADVTRRALVRAARRRFATDGYRATTVRQIAADAGVNVALINRYFVSKEGLFEACMLRTSDELETQSSARAASIDDVITSLIEHVVNAPDGDDPLQLLLLLRSSGDENADLIRRRTLEHFTRRLASAAGWNVDDPADEPIILRAQLAIATALGVVMLRTSAMVQPVASASANDLTEPLTQVFRALLAPAGPRS
- a CDS encoding HIT family protein, with translation MCFTASHEPSGYRCPFCALLHVENLYDLEADDSRAVWQLTQQTAIALRAAYGCDGTSIRQHNEPAGGQDVWHLHVHVFPRWSGDELYRRDAEASWVSAKERERYAARLRAQLGLPFAVDAQPPAR
- a CDS encoding TIGR03943 family protein, producing MSFSRLVARWKGLALTLVAVIATGWLGATGQLGLYIHPRYYVFTMIMTGIAVVLTIGAFAVVPRSDEHDHDDDHDHAGHGQGGHDHAGPDGHGFDAPEAPGAGRRRPLLAFGGALTALVIVAVAAVALLVVPPAPLTSAAVEQRSLNGSSNTLTDASTGGGASGDTSSYTVKDWATLIRQGASAEDLSGKTATITGFVTPDPDDPDNVFFVARFVVTCCAVDAQPVGVPVYSPGWSSSYATDSWVTVTGAFETNPSVLSTATTVVQPDSITAVETPSEPYVY
- a CDS encoding TIGR03943 family protein; this translates as MLERLVSRWQGVALSLIGIVFITWLAITGQLGLYIHPRYFVFTVVMAVVGGLLTLAAFAIAPEDDDHDEPRRRWGPLASGGAIAAIALAFCALVIIPPSTLTSATVENRDLNSSVTQGDDALTSSVDLAGTDVRTLTLKDWATLLRDGSGSDFAAGKTASLSGFVTADSSDPENVFYLTRFVITCCAVDAQPVGVPVYSPGWKAKFPVETWVEAEGTFALNPSALSLESTVIANPSITAIDQPAEPYAY